A genomic region of Trichothermofontia sichuanensis B231 contains the following coding sequences:
- a CDS encoding lysophospholipid acyltransferase family protein, with amino-acid sequence MTTQLHTPESNRVLPFAPHAPTHRYAKDGGQSAHVSPWLFPMLYALGRHVVLPAYFGKIEVIGIENIPLHGPVILAPTHRSRWDGLVVPYAVGRATTGRNLRFMVTADEVRGVQGWFIRQTGGFPVNTRNPGVSSLRHGIEILQQQDMLVIFPEGGIFRDGQVHPLKPGLARLALQAAALQREAGAAAGIHVVPISLQYGHTIPRWRCGLTVKIGTPLAVDTYADGPRKPMAEKLTADLAAALENLDRA; translated from the coding sequence ATGACGACGCAACTGCATACTCCTGAGTCCAACCGGGTGCTGCCCTTTGCCCCGCATGCACCCACCCATCGATACGCCAAGGACGGCGGGCAGTCAGCCCACGTTTCGCCCTGGTTGTTCCCCATGCTCTACGCGTTAGGACGGCATGTGGTCTTACCCGCCTACTTCGGCAAGATTGAGGTCATCGGGATTGAAAATATCCCCCTGCATGGTCCTGTGATTCTAGCCCCAACCCATCGATCGCGGTGGGACGGATTGGTGGTGCCCTATGCAGTAGGCCGAGCCACTACCGGGCGAAACCTACGCTTTATGGTGACTGCCGATGAGGTGCGAGGGGTACAGGGCTGGTTTATTCGGCAAACGGGCGGTTTCCCCGTCAATACTCGGAATCCAGGGGTGAGCAGTTTACGGCATGGAATTGAAATTCTGCAACAACAGGACATGCTGGTGATCTTCCCGGAAGGGGGGATTTTCCGGGATGGCCAAGTGCACCCGCTCAAACCAGGGTTAGCGCGTCTGGCCCTGCAAGCCGCAGCCCTCCAACGAGAAGCGGGAGCAGCCGCGGGTATTCATGTGGTGCCGATCAGTTTGCAGTATGGCCACACGATCCCCCGCTGGCGCTGTGGGCTTACCGTCAAAATTGGGACGCCGCTGGCGGTTGACACCTATGCCGATGGGCCGCGTAAACCAATGGCGGAAAAATTAACGGCGGATCTGGCCGCCGCCCTGGAGAACCT
- the rpsD gene encoding 30S ribosomal protein S4, with amino-acid sequence MSRYRGPRLRIVRRLGELPGLTRKSPRRAYPPGQHGQTRKKKSEYAIRLEEKQKLRYNYGLSERQLLRYVRKARRATGSTGLVLLQLLEMRLDNTVFRLGMAPTIPSARQLVNHGHVCVNGHVVDIPSYNCKPGDVITVRDRDASRKLVQQNLEYPGLSNLPSHLEFDKNTMVGKVNSVIEREWVALTINELLVVEYYSRKG; translated from the coding sequence ATGTCACGCTACCGAGGTCCCCGCCTCCGCATCGTGCGCCGTCTCGGAGAACTACCTGGTCTCACCCGTAAGTCCCCGCGGCGTGCCTATCCCCCCGGTCAACACGGCCAAACGCGCAAGAAAAAGTCTGAATATGCCATCCGGCTGGAAGAAAAGCAGAAGCTGCGCTACAACTACGGCTTATCGGAGCGGCAACTGTTGCGCTATGTACGCAAGGCCCGACGAGCAACGGGGTCTACGGGGTTAGTGTTGCTGCAACTGCTGGAAATGCGGCTGGACAACACAGTATTCCGTTTGGGTATGGCTCCAACGATTCCTTCAGCGCGCCAACTGGTCAACCACGGCCATGTCTGTGTCAATGGACACGTGGTGGATATTCCCAGCTATAACTGCAAACCAGGGGATGTGATTACGGTGCGCGATCGCGACGCTTCCCGCAAGTTAGTCCAACAAAATTTGGAATATCCCGGTTTGTCCAATCTTCCCAGTCACCTGGAATTTGACAAGAACACGATGGTAGGGAAGGTCAACAGCGTGATTGAGCGGGAATGGGTGGCCTTAACGATTAATGAACTGCTGGTGGTTGAGTACTACTCACGCAAGGGCTAA
- a CDS encoding FtsW/RodA/SpoVE family cell cycle protein has protein sequence MDLHRFIPFFDPSVKEWALEARILRWLTFMWLGLGLIVLYSASYPIADADFGDGLYYVKRQLIWVVIGLVGFSLIVHSPLRYVQGIAHWCLFSLMGLLFLTLLPGLGTTINGATRWLVIGGVPIQPSELLKPFLVLQGARIFSQWGRLSWQTRLLWLGVFALVLMGILLQPNLSTTALCGITLWLLALAAGLPYLQLGMAALAGGCLGVLSIATREYQRRRVLSFLDPWADPRGDSYQLVQSLLAIGSGGPWGSGFGLSQQKLFYLPIQYTDFIFAVFAEEFGLIGGILLILFLAAYATLALRIAMKAQRPVHQLVAMGAMIFLIGQSLLNIGVATGALPTTGLPFPMFSYGGNSMIASLLLAGLLIRVAREGSEAEVVSLGEHRRKVAERLLAASDSRNLTGSNRRDRWTPESAFSPSPPRERGTARRRRRARSLT, from the coding sequence GTGGATCTACACCGTTTTATCCCCTTCTTCGACCCTTCCGTTAAGGAATGGGCACTCGAAGCCCGTATCCTGCGCTGGCTAACCTTTATGTGGCTGGGGTTAGGGCTGATCGTGCTTTATTCGGCTTCCTATCCGATCGCCGATGCCGATTTTGGCGATGGCCTGTACTACGTCAAGCGGCAACTGATTTGGGTCGTGATTGGCCTCGTGGGGTTTAGCCTGATTGTGCATTCACCGCTGCGCTACGTCCAAGGCATTGCCCATTGGTGCTTATTTAGCTTGATGGGCTTGCTCTTTCTCACCCTGCTACCGGGGTTGGGCACTACGATCAATGGGGCTACCCGCTGGCTGGTGATTGGGGGGGTGCCGATTCAGCCGTCAGAATTATTGAAACCATTTTTGGTGTTGCAAGGGGCACGCATTTTCAGCCAATGGGGACGATTAAGTTGGCAGACGCGCCTGCTCTGGTTAGGGGTATTTGCCCTGGTCTTGATGGGCATTCTCCTGCAACCGAACCTGAGTACAACGGCTCTGTGTGGGATTACCCTGTGGTTATTGGCGCTGGCTGCGGGCTTACCTTATCTGCAACTGGGAATGGCGGCACTGGCGGGGGGCTGTTTGGGGGTGCTCAGTATTGCCACGCGCGAGTATCAGCGGCGGCGGGTGTTGTCGTTTCTGGATCCGTGGGCAGATCCTCGTGGGGATAGCTATCAGTTGGTCCAAAGTCTACTGGCGATCGGTTCTGGGGGACCGTGGGGGTCAGGGTTTGGTCTCTCGCAGCAAAAATTATTTTATTTGCCTATCCAGTATACGGACTTCATTTTTGCCGTTTTTGCTGAAGAGTTTGGTCTAATCGGCGGGATCTTGTTGATCCTGTTTCTGGCCGCCTATGCAACACTGGCGTTGCGGATTGCCATGAAGGCCCAGCGGCCTGTGCATCAGTTAGTGGCGATGGGAGCCATGATCTTTTTAATTGGACAGTCGCTGCTGAATATTGGGGTGGCTACAGGAGCTTTGCCGACAACGGGGCTGCCTTTCCCCATGTTCAGCTATGGGGGCAACTCCATGATTGCCAGCTTGTTACTGGCGGGTCTCTTGATTCGGGTGGCCCGTGAGGGGAGTGAGGCCGAGGTGGTCTCTCTGGGAGAACATCGCCGGAAGGTGGCTGAACGCTTACTAGCAGCCTCAGACAGTCGGAACCTAACAGGGAGCAACCGCCGCGATCGCTGGACACCTGAGTCTGCATTTTCTCCATCCCCCCCGCGTGAACGGGGCACAGCGCGCCGCCGCCGTCGGGCGCGATCGCTGACCTAA
- a CDS encoding RidA family protein yields the protein MLEYLTLPDLPPVAPYSHAVRAGDFLFVTGQLAEDPATGEIVRGPIAAQTRQVMDNLKRVLAYAGTGFDRVVMARIFITDLRDYETVNQIYASYFEPRRLPCRTTVGVLGLAGVGDVEIDLIVYCGE from the coding sequence TTGCTAGAGTACTTGACCCTGCCCGATCTACCCCCGGTTGCACCCTATTCCCATGCAGTGCGGGCTGGGGACTTCCTGTTTGTCACCGGTCAACTGGCGGAAGATCCGGCTACTGGGGAGATTGTGCGAGGGCCAATCGCGGCCCAGACCCGGCAGGTGATGGACAACCTGAAGCGGGTTTTGGCGTACGCAGGGACGGGATTCGATCGTGTGGTCATGGCCCGGATTTTCATTACCGATCTGCGGGACTATGAGACCGTCAACCAGATCTATGCATCCTATTTTGAGCCTCGCCGCTTGCCCTGTCGCACAACCGTGGGGGTACTGGGGCTAGCGGGTGTAGGTGATGTGGAAATTGATTTGATTGTTTACTGTGGCGAGTGA
- the cutA gene encoding divalent-cation tolerance protein CutA encodes MTAPTQEQAQAIAQALVNAQLAACVSLMPIASIYTWQGKVQQETEWQLVIKTDLRLFDRLAAEVQAMHSYEVPEIIAVPIVAGAAPYLQWLAANTQEALASPG; translated from the coding sequence GTGACTGCACCCACCCAGGAACAGGCCCAGGCGATCGCCCAGGCATTGGTGAACGCTCAACTGGCAGCCTGTGTGAGCCTCATGCCCATTGCGTCTATTTACACCTGGCAAGGGAAGGTACAGCAGGAAACCGAATGGCAACTAGTCATTAAAACCGATCTGCGCTTATTTGATCGCCTTGCTGCCGAAGTTCAGGCAATGCATTCCTATGAAGTACCGGAAATTATTGCGGTCCCGATCGTTGCCGGGGCAGCCCCCTATCTCCAGTGGTTAGCCGCCAATACCCAGGAAGCCCTTGCCTCACCAGGTTGA
- a CDS encoding DUF3134 domain-containing protein — protein sequence MTPTPMHNPSLRQEARNQPAPVIPMLHDASILNWLEETGRLLARDPKDDRNYLEEEEEISELMGGDDSGYDDEDDLDDMDLDE from the coding sequence ATGACTCCTACTCCTATGCACAATCCTTCATTGCGTCAAGAAGCCCGTAACCAGCCAGCTCCAGTCATTCCGATGCTCCACGATGCCTCAATTCTGAACTGGCTAGAAGAGACCGGACGGCTATTAGCCCGTGATCCTAAGGACGATCGCAACTATTTGGAAGAAGAAGAGGAAATCTCCGAACTGATGGGAGGCGATGATTCTGGCTACGATGACGAGGATGATCTAGACGATATGGACTTAGATGAGTAG
- the mraY gene encoding phospho-N-acetylmuramoyl-pentapeptide-transferase has protein sequence MDAKLFPSRALVSSGLGLSCLLAVVLGLAALVLDTLAGRSICQLGSLTIPLLLSAGLTIVAGAWVVPLLQALKTGQIIREEGPKAHFKKAGTPTMGGIFILPVGLGVALLATGFAPQVWVLCLLTLAFGMIGWIDDWQVLQRRSNRGISPRTKLLLQIAIASLFCLWLLATQPATVTTIALPLGLTLPLGSLFWIVAGFVLVAESNATNLTDGLDGLAAGTGAIALLGMGALIGPTTPDLMVFCAALSGAYLGFLAHNRNPASVFMGDTGSLALGGALAGVALLSQNLWGLLIIGGLFVAEALSVVLQVSYYKATKGPNGIGKRLFKMAPLHHHLELTGWSELQVVLLCYVASGLLALLGLCVRASAIV, from the coding sequence GTGGACGCTAAGTTATTTCCATCGAGAGCGTTAGTCTCCTCTGGCCTGGGTCTATCGTGCCTGCTGGCGGTGGTGCTAGGGCTAGCGGCGCTAGTCCTTGATACGCTGGCAGGACGAAGCATCTGCCAACTGGGTTCCTTAACGATTCCGCTGCTACTGAGTGCGGGATTGACGATTGTGGCGGGGGCGTGGGTTGTGCCCTTACTTCAAGCACTTAAAACCGGCCAGATTATCCGGGAAGAGGGTCCCAAAGCCCATTTTAAGAAAGCTGGTACCCCGACAATGGGGGGAATTTTTATCTTACCTGTGGGGTTGGGTGTGGCCTTACTGGCAACGGGCTTTGCCCCCCAGGTCTGGGTCCTTTGCCTATTGACCCTTGCCTTTGGCATGATCGGCTGGATTGATGACTGGCAGGTGCTCCAGCGCCGATCAAACCGAGGCATTTCCCCGCGAACCAAGCTTTTGCTACAGATTGCGATCGCAAGTCTCTTTTGCCTCTGGTTATTGGCCACGCAACCAGCGACTGTGACCACGATCGCCCTCCCTCTGGGCCTCACTCTCCCCTTGGGCAGCCTGTTTTGGATCGTTGCCGGTTTTGTGCTAGTAGCAGAGAGCAACGCGACTAACCTGACAGATGGCCTGGATGGATTAGCGGCTGGAACAGGGGCGATCGCGCTACTGGGCATGGGTGCCCTGATCGGGCCAACGACCCCGGATCTGATGGTCTTTTGTGCGGCCTTGAGTGGGGCGTATCTGGGCTTTTTGGCCCATAACCGTAATCCCGCCAGTGTGTTTATGGGGGATACCGGTTCCCTGGCTTTGGGGGGCGCATTGGCCGGTGTGGCCCTACTGAGCCAGAATCTGTGGGGACTGCTCATTATTGGCGGTCTATTCGTGGCTGAAGCGCTCTCCGTCGTGCTTCAGGTGAGTTACTACAAGGCAACCAAGGGACCCAATGGCATTGGCAAGCGGTTGTTTAAGATGGCTCCCCTGCATCACCATCTCGAGTTAACCGGCTGGTCTGAACTGCAAGTGGTGCTGTTATGTTATGTCGCCAGTGGTCTGCTGGCTCTCCTGGGGTTGTGTGTACGCGCAAGCGCGATCGTCTAG
- a CDS encoding ADP-ribosylglycohydrolase family protein — MLRSSFLQCCQGAITGAWQAANLGHWFSKHSPPHLWLAQWTPTPWQDQPLSPIGWQLADRCAQDLIHHGQVSPEHWLVGDQPTDNAPAQTGGDRPVVRLPTDAEILLALLPVALFYHDTPPYLVQSAATLCERVVLTLSTGLPQASTLSLQQRRQNTPGLDGITTAWQVLALALAHSCRRTLEPMTLIPDLLMQLATLTPTIQMADTQEQEETQELHDRPPVRHAAPMETGIVQCLQGVQQGLTQGAGLATVLPLILERRGTGIEGQVALALYCCLSAPGDFRSAVVRSLQATQRQPDLLPAASGIAALTGALAGSYQGGQGLPLALLPAHLWPCNVSPEASQAPAAGAGEISGRPAVLQQMAPLVAAWAGAYQPQGRTSLPAGVALPPV; from the coding sequence ATGCTTCGTTCTTCCTTTCTCCAGTGCTGTCAGGGCGCGATCACCGGTGCTTGGCAAGCTGCTAACCTGGGTCACTGGTTTTCAAAGCACTCTCCTCCCCATCTCTGGTTAGCCCAATGGACACCAACACCTTGGCAAGATCAGCCCTTATCCCCGATCGGCTGGCAGCTGGCCGATCGCTGTGCCCAGGATTTAATTCACCACGGGCAGGTGAGTCCCGAACACTGGCTAGTGGGGGATCAGCCGACGGATAATGCCCCTGCGCAGACAGGCGGCGATCGCCCGGTAGTCAGGCTCCCCACAGATGCGGAAATCCTGCTAGCGCTCTTGCCGGTGGCCCTCTTTTACCACGATACCCCCCCTTACCTCGTGCAGTCAGCCGCAACGCTGTGTGAGCGGGTGGTCTTAACCTTAAGCACAGGCTTACCCCAAGCAAGCACCCTATCCCTACAGCAACGCCGGCAGAACACACCAGGGCTAGACGGTATTACCACCGCTTGGCAAGTCTTGGCTCTCGCTTTAGCCCACAGTTGTCGCAGGACGCTAGAGCCGATGACGCTGATCCCCGACCTGTTGATGCAGCTAGCGACCCTGACACCCACAATCCAGATGGCGGACACCCAGGAGCAGGAGGAGACTCAGGAACTTCACGATCGGCCACCGGTGAGGCATGCTGCCCCGATGGAGACGGGGATAGTGCAGTGTCTCCAAGGGGTGCAACAGGGACTGACCCAAGGAGCCGGACTAGCGACTGTTCTGCCTTTAATACTTGAGCGGAGGGGAACAGGGATTGAAGGTCAGGTTGCCCTAGCGCTGTACTGTTGCCTCAGCGCCCCTGGGGATTTTCGCAGTGCCGTGGTGCGATCGCTCCAGGCAACCCAACGCCAGCCCGATCTCCTGCCGGCTGCCTCTGGGATTGCGGCTCTGACAGGTGCCCTAGCAGGTAGTTATCAGGGGGGACAGGGTTTACCGCTGGCCCTGCTCCCAGCCCATCTGTGGCCATGCAATGTCTCCCCAGAAGCCTCTCAAGCCCCTGCCGCAGGCGCAGGGGAGATCAGCGGCAGGCCGGCGGTCCTCCAACAAATGGCCCCGCTCGTAGCCGCTTGGGCCGGGGCCTATCAACCCCAAGGGCGAACCTCCCTACCGGCAGGTGTGGCCCTACCACCGGTCTGA
- a CDS encoding N-acetylmuramoyl-L-alanine amidase family protein: MVGRIFISAGHGGFEGSQRDPGAIAGNTTEAREMMLVRDEIVRVLQPRGYAVFSVPDVLSLRGTIEWINARSDSRDIALEIHADAFNDPTVRGATCFYIANNEVRRQHAQIILTAYLRRVPQVPSRGVKPDTATAVGRLAFCRDVLPPSLLLELGFLTNPQDRFIIQNQRASIALGVAEGLATWLQAVTGTTPPPLPPPPPPPPPPPPPPPPPPAGNAINIRINGQLQPEQGVIISNNSFVPISILPRLGIVLYNFQGSGFVRAVDLEGGGNNIAVGWNATSRTVLFLTR, encoded by the coding sequence ATGGTAGGACGGATTTTTATATCAGCCGGTCACGGTGGCTTTGAGGGCAGCCAGCGCGATCCGGGAGCGATCGCCGGTAACACCACCGAAGCCAGAGAAATGATGCTGGTGCGCGATGAAATTGTTAGAGTCCTCCAACCGCGCGGCTATGCCGTCTTTTCAGTGCCAGATGTCCTGAGCTTGCGGGGGACAATCGAGTGGATTAACGCGCGATCGGATAGCCGTGATATTGCTCTGGAAATCCATGCTGACGCCTTCAATGATCCAACGGTGCGGGGGGCTACCTGTTTCTATATCGCGAATAACGAAGTCAGGCGACAACATGCCCAGATTATCCTCACTGCCTACTTGCGTCGGGTGCCCCAAGTTCCCAGCCGTGGCGTTAAGCCAGATACGGCCACGGCGGTTGGTCGCTTAGCCTTTTGCCGCGATGTGCTTCCTCCCTCACTGCTATTAGAGTTGGGGTTCCTAACCAATCCCCAGGATCGCTTCATCATCCAAAATCAACGTGCCAGCATCGCTCTAGGGGTGGCCGAAGGCTTAGCAACCTGGTTACAAGCCGTTACTGGAACGACGCCGCCCCCGCTACCCCCACCGCCCCCGCCACCGCCCCCACCGCCCCCACCGCCACCGCCCCCCCCAGCCGGCAACGCGATTAATATTCGGATCAACGGCCAACTCCAACCCGAACAGGGCGTCATTATCAGCAACAATTCCTTTGTGCCGATTAGCATCCTGCCTCGCTTGGGGATTGTGTTGTATAACTTTCAGGGCAGCGGCTTTGTGCGGGCGGTCGATTTAGAAGGCGGTGGTAACAATATTGCTGTCGGTTGGAATGCAACAAGTCGAACGGTTCTGTTCCTGACGCGCTAG
- the cax gene encoding calcium/proton exchanger codes for MWTKQTILSGLLIFVPISVAAHFLEWGELTVFVTAGLAILPLAAWMGTATEEIAIVAGPTFGGLLNATFGNATELIIALIALRAGLVSVVKASITGSIIGNLLLVMGLAMLLGGLRYKEQTFQPVIARVNASSMNLAVIAILLPSAVDYTSSGIDDQTIQHLSIAVAGVLIVVYGLSLLFSMKTHAYLYEVGIASTEADEGSGATATPAATTPAAAHPPHPHTATAEPAPNLMLWIGVLVAATVLVAIESELLVDSLETATSQLGLTALFTGVILLPIIGNAAEHATAVTVAMKNKMDLSLSVAVGSSLQIALFVAPVLVLAGWFMGQPMDLDFNPFELVAVAVAVLITNSISADGKSNWLEGILLLAAYAVLGLAFYFHPAIEGIG; via the coding sequence ATGTGGACAAAGCAAACGATTCTCTCCGGTTTATTGATATTTGTACCGATTTCCGTCGCTGCCCACTTCCTGGAGTGGGGGGAGTTGACGGTTTTTGTCACAGCAGGATTAGCCATTTTGCCCCTAGCAGCCTGGATGGGAACGGCTACAGAGGAGATTGCGATTGTGGCCGGTCCCACGTTTGGGGGTTTACTCAATGCGACCTTTGGCAACGCCACAGAATTGATCATTGCCCTAATCGCCCTGCGAGCGGGTCTCGTCAGTGTCGTTAAAGCCAGTATTACTGGCTCGATCATTGGCAACCTGCTGCTGGTGATGGGGTTAGCCATGTTACTCGGTGGGTTGCGCTATAAAGAACAGACATTTCAACCCGTGATTGCGCGGGTCAATGCGTCCTCGATGAACTTGGCCGTGATTGCCATCCTGTTGCCTTCGGCAGTGGACTATACCTCCAGTGGCATTGATGACCAGACAATTCAACACCTGTCGATCGCGGTCGCCGGGGTCCTGATTGTGGTTTATGGCCTCAGCCTGCTGTTTTCGATGAAGACCCATGCCTACCTCTATGAGGTCGGGATTGCCAGCACTGAGGCGGATGAGGGTTCAGGGGCAACGGCAACTCCAGCGGCAACGACTCCTGCTGCCGCCCATCCCCCGCATCCACACACGGCAACAGCTGAACCGGCCCCCAACCTAATGCTATGGATTGGGGTATTGGTTGCGGCCACAGTGTTGGTCGCGATCGAGTCCGAACTCTTGGTGGATAGCCTGGAAACTGCCACTAGTCAGCTAGGGCTGACAGCCCTCTTTACAGGGGTGATCCTGTTGCCAATTATTGGCAATGCCGCGGAACATGCGACAGCAGTCACTGTTGCCATGAAAAATAAAATGGATCTCTCCCTGAGTGTGGCTGTGGGGTCTAGCCTTCAAATTGCCCTGTTTGTTGCCCCGGTCCTGGTTCTGGCTGGCTGGTTCATGGGCCAGCCAATGGATTTGGACTTTAACCCGTTTGAGCTGGTGGCGGTGGCGGTAGCCGTGTTGATTACCAACTCGATTAGCGCCGATGGTAAATCCAACTGGCTCGAAGGGATCTTGCTGCTGGCAGCCTATGCCGTTCTAGGGCTGGCCTTCTACTTTCATCCGGCGATCGAAGGCATCGGCTAG
- a CDS encoding PAP/fibrillin family protein: MLGKTALLEMLAGKNRGLLASELDKQAILAAIAQLEDRNPTPRPTAAADLLAGDWRLLYTTSQELLGIDRVPLAQLGQIYQCIRVQEAQIFNIAEVKGPPLLDGLVSVQATFTPVSERRVNVRFERFIVGLQRLINYQSPAEFINQIQAGKRFAAIDFLIDPKKEQRGWLEITYLDEDMRIGRGNEGNVFVLTKV; the protein is encoded by the coding sequence ATGTTGGGCAAAACGGCCTTGTTAGAAATGCTGGCAGGTAAGAATCGGGGGTTACTGGCCTCGGAGCTGGACAAGCAAGCGATCCTGGCCGCGATCGCACAACTAGAGGATCGCAATCCCACCCCGCGACCGACGGCAGCGGCTGACCTGCTAGCGGGGGATTGGCGGTTGCTTTACACCACGAGTCAGGAACTGCTGGGCATCGATCGGGTACCACTGGCGCAGTTGGGCCAAATTTACCAGTGCATTCGGGTTCAAGAAGCGCAAATTTTTAACATTGCAGAGGTTAAGGGACCCCCGTTATTGGATGGTCTGGTCAGTGTGCAGGCAACCTTTACCCCCGTTTCCGAGCGTCGGGTCAATGTTCGATTTGAACGGTTTATTGTCGGTCTTCAGCGCCTGATTAATTACCAATCGCCAGCCGAGTTTATTAACCAGATTCAGGCGGGAAAGCGGTTTGCCGCGATCGACTTTTTAATTGATCCCAAGAAGGAACAACGGGGATGGTTAGAAATTACCTACCTTGACGAGGATATGCGCATTGGTCGCGGCAATGAGGGGAATGTCTTTGTCCTGACCAAAGTTTGA
- the tmk gene encoding dTMP kinase, with protein MGRGKLIVLEGIDGVGKTTQLQRLQAWLPTSGLLRPGQGIYCTYEPGATRLGQYLRRCLLEAKHSTQEPIADRAELLLYAADRAQHVAVDLKPRLQQGEVILCDRYTDSTVAYQGYGRGLDLDLIAQVNAIATAGLTSDLTLWLDLDYDRARARSQHRGNPDRMEQAHRDFHDRVRQGFQALWQANPDRVVRIDASADVDAITIAIQQVVRDRWQVWDQDG; from the coding sequence ATGGGCAGGGGGAAACTGATCGTGTTGGAGGGCATTGACGGGGTAGGCAAAACGACCCAACTCCAACGGCTTCAGGCATGGCTACCGACGAGCGGTCTACTCCGCCCAGGCCAGGGGATCTATTGCACCTACGAGCCAGGGGCAACGCGGTTGGGCCAGTATCTCCGTCGCTGTTTGCTGGAGGCTAAGCACTCGACCCAGGAACCGATCGCCGATCGCGCGGAGTTGTTACTGTATGCTGCCGATCGCGCTCAGCATGTGGCAGTAGACTTGAAACCGCGTTTGCAGCAGGGGGAAGTGATACTCTGCGATCGCTATACAGATTCGACGGTAGCCTATCAGGGCTATGGCCGGGGCCTGGATCTAGATTTGATTGCCCAGGTGAATGCGATCGCAACAGCGGGACTTACGAGCGATCTGACACTCTGGCTGGATCTCGACTATGACCGGGCGCGGGCGCGGAGCCAACACCGGGGCAACCCCGATCGCATGGAGCAAGCCCATCGGGATTTCCACGATCGGGTTCGCCAAGGGTTTCAGGCACTGTGGCAAGCCAATCCCGATCGCGTGGTGCGGATTGATGCGAGTGCGGATGTCGATGCGATCACGATCGCGATTCAGCAGGTGGTGCGCGATCGGTGGCAGGTGTGGGATCAAGATGGGTAG
- a CDS encoding 4a-hydroxytetrahydrobiopterin dehydratase translates to MPCSCEDAGGILRADLSLSLQWQEHLETAIGVIMAGHKLNEAELQQAIANLPGWVIREDKLHREYAFPSFTTAMAWMVAAGIEAEKMNHHPEWFNVYNRVRVDLVTHDLGQAISSLDVELAQKMEQLAQPWLSA, encoded by the coding sequence GTGCCATGCTCCTGTGAAGACGCAGGGGGAATACTGCGCGCTGACCTCAGCCTATCGCTACAATGGCAAGAACATCTTGAGACAGCGATCGGAGTGATTATGGCGGGACACAAATTAAACGAAGCCGAACTGCAACAGGCGATCGCCAACCTACCGGGTTGGGTGATTCGTGAGGATAAATTACACCGAGAGTATGCGTTTCCCTCCTTTACCACAGCAATGGCCTGGATGGTGGCTGCCGGGATTGAGGCTGAAAAAATGAACCACCACCCCGAATGGTTTAATGTCTACAACCGGGTGCGGGTGGATCTGGTCACCCACGATTTAGGTCAGGCCATTAGCAGCCTGGATGTGGAACTGGCCCAAAAAATGGAGCAATTGGCCCAGCCCTGGTTATCGGCCTAG
- a CDS encoding Uma2 family endonuclease, translating to MSLTAQQLADLMPDATQLESNEPEMESSLHYAQLALLVACLEWLWRERTDFFIGANLTIYFSREQLKNKDFRGPDFFLVKRTAKRPRRSWVVWEEGGQYPDLIIELLSDATAQKDRTLKKTLYQDRFRTPEYFWFSPDTLEFEGFQLVNHHYEPIPPDEQGRRWSQILGLYLGVNQGKLRYFQANGDLVPTPEEAAAQAQIQAEQAQAQVQQAQARADRLAAQLRALGIEPDS from the coding sequence ATGTCGCTAACAGCACAACAACTGGCAGATCTCATGCCAGATGCCACCCAATTAGAGAGCAATGAGCCAGAAATGGAAAGTTCCCTGCACTATGCCCAACTAGCTCTGCTGGTTGCTTGCCTCGAATGGCTCTGGCGTGAACGCACCGACTTCTTTATTGGCGCGAACCTCACTATCTACTTCAGCCGCGAACAGCTTAAAAACAAGGACTTTCGTGGCCCCGACTTTTTCCTAGTTAAACGAACAGCAAAGCGCCCTCGGCGATCGTGGGTTGTTTGGGAGGAAGGGGGCCAATACCCAGACCTGATTATCGAACTCTTATCTGACGCTACTGCCCAAAAAGACCGGACGCTCAAGAAAACCCTATACCAGGACCGCTTCCGCACCCCGGAATATTTTTGGTTTTCGCCAGATACCCTGGAGTTTGAAGGCTTCCAGTTAGTCAATCACCACTATGAACCCATTCCCCCTGATGAGCAGGGACGGCGTTGGAGTCAGATCTTAGGGTTATACCTGGGGGTTAATCAGGGTAAGCTCCGTTATTTCCAGGCCAACGGCGACTTAGTGCCTACGCCAGAGGAAGCCGCTGCCCAAGCACAAATCCAGGCCGAGCAGGCGCAAGCGCAAGTGCAACAGGCGCAAGCACGGGCCGATCGCCTAGCGGCACAGTTAAGAGCCTTAGGGATTGAGCCAGACAGCTAG